Genomic DNA from Funiculus sociatus GB2-C1:
ATGCAATGCCCCAAGTGCGACTCTCAATACGTTGTAAAAAATGGTCATACTCACACTGGTAAACAAAATTTTAAATGTCGAGATTGTGGCAGACAATTTG
This window encodes:
- a CDS encoding IS1 family transposase, whose amino-acid sequence is MQCPKCDSQYVVKNGHTHTGKQNFKCRDCGRQF